From Triticum aestivum cultivar Chinese Spring chromosome 4A, IWGSC CS RefSeq v2.1, whole genome shotgun sequence, a single genomic window includes:
- the LOC123084275 gene encoding uncharacterized protein yields MDDHTKALADLTTAIAALTTKIDALQPVVLELQGWKHVVERSMEELRQEVGSLRTQISDKAPPVDKAKETAPTQVRLADLPPLLPLLVDVPRPQHGGVPDLGPQSHGVATDLRGKSSGEHYTPRLPPATGTFDSYHQGEQSFLGDRGYHRLPPPPRFDFPIFDGTSPKAWRLKCKAYFRVCTISPNAWVSCASMYFTEGALTWLQSSQAHLHYPDWGDFAAAICTQFGREEFQNLLRQFNRLKQTGTVAEYAEQFTQIMHQLLAHHTSWDPAFFVTQFIDGLQRDIRTAVVLHRQKTLDTVVDLACLQEESTAADADCCVLSKEALEGAESATTMRLHGWVQKREVLMLVDSGSSHSFVSSELAAQLQGV; encoded by the exons ATGGACGACCACACCAAGGCGCTGGCGGACCTCACCACGGCCATCGCCGCGCTCACCACCAAGATCGACGCCCTCCAGCCCGTGGTGCTTGAGCTGCAAGGTTGGAAACACGTCGTCGAGCGATCCATGGAGGAGCTGCGACAGGAGGTCGGCAGCCTCCGCACGCAGATCAGCGACAAGGCTCCGCCGGTGGACAAGGCCAAGGAAACGGCGCCGACCCAGGTCCGCCTCGCGGATCTGCCGCCCCTGCTTCCCCTGCTGGTGGACGTGCCACGGCCACAACACGGCGGTGTTCCCGATCTCGGGCCACAGAGCCACGGAGTCGCAACAGATCTTCGGGGGAAATCGTCGGGGGAACACTACACCCCGCGATTGCCTCCGGCCACTGGTACGTTCGACTCCTATCATCAAGGAGAGCAGTCGTTCTTAGGGGACCGGGGTTATCATCGCTTACCACCACCGCCGCGTTTCGATTTCCCTATTTTCGACGGGACTAGCCCGAAAGCTTGGCGCCTCAAGTGCAAAGCCTACTTCCGGGTATGCACGATCAGTCCAAATGCGTGGGTTAGTTGCGCTTCCATGTATTTCACAGAAGGGGCACTCACCTGGCTGCAATCCTCGCAAGCACACCTCCACTACCCGGATTGGGGTGATTTTGCCGCTGCCATTTGCACCCAATTTGGGCGAGAAGAATTTCAAAATCTTCTCCGTCAGTTCAACAGGCTTAAGCAAACTGGGACAGTGGCCGAATATGCTGAGCAATTCACGCAAATTATGCATCAACTCTTAGCTCACCACACCTCTTGGGATCCCGCTTTCTTTGTTACTCAGTTTATAGATGGATTACAGCGCGATATCCGCACGGCTGTTGTTTTACATCGCCAAAAAACACTGGATACTGTTGTGGATCTTGCATGTTTGCAGGAGGAA TCCACCGCGGCTGATGCTGATTGCTGTGTATTGTCTAAAGAAGCTCTGGAAGGTGCCGAATCAGCCACAACCATGCGGCTCCACGGCTGGGTTCAGAAACGAGAAGTGCTCATGCTCGTGGACTCGGGATCATCCCACAGTTTCGTCAGCTCTGAGTTGGCAGCACAGTTGCAAGGTGTTTAG